In Silene latifolia isolate original U9 population chromosome X, ASM4854445v1, whole genome shotgun sequence, the following proteins share a genomic window:
- the LOC141622373 gene encoding L-ascorbate peroxidase 3-like, producing the protein MAQLHLGLNLGLNLGLNKKKGQQVKVDTKYLQQIEGARQELRNLLSQNTQFDPILLRLAFHDAGTYDAKTNTGGANGSIRNELDNPPNSGVINAIDFCEPVKAKYPMVTYADLYQLAGVVAVEVTGGPSINFVPGRPDALQQEDNGALPNPNGGTRHLRDIFYRMGFNDKDIVALSGAHTLGRAHQDRSGFDGPFTYEPLKFDNSYFKLLLAGEDPNLVKFPTDKALMQESAFRGYVELYANDERAFFRDYAESHKKMSELGFQPPCSGY; encoded by the exons ATGGCACAATTACATTTGGGTTTGAATTTGGGTTTGAATTTGGGTTTGAACAAAAAAAAAGGGCAGCAGGTTAAGGTTGATACCAAATATTTGCAACAAATTGAAGGAGCTCGTCAAGAACTCCGTAACCTTCTCTCTCAAAATACCCAATTCGATCCCATTTTGCTTCGCTTAGC ATTCCATGATGCAGGTACGTATGACGCAAAAACAAACACAGGAGGTGCAAATGGTTCAATTAGGAATGAGCTAGACAACCCTCCAAACAGTGGAGTCATCAATGCTATTGATTTTTGTG AACCAGTGAAGGCCAAATATCCTATGGTTACTTATGCGGATCTTTATCAG CTAGCTGGAGTTGTTGCAGTTGAGGTTACCGGTGGTCCTAGCATCAACTTTGTTCCTGGTCGACCT GATGCATTGCAACAAGAAGACAATGGAGCTCTTCCAAACCCTAATGGAG GAACTCGACACTTGAGAGACATATTCTACCGCATGGGCTTCAATGACAAGGACATTGTAGCACTATCAGGAGCACATACACTG GGTCGCGCACATCAAGATAGATCGGGTTTTGATGGTCCTTTCACTTATGAACCTCTCAAGTTTGACAACTCCTACTTCAA GTTGTTATTGGCTGGTGAGGATCCAAACCTGGTGAAGTTTCCTACCGACAAGGCTCTAATGCAAGAGTCTGCGTTCCGCGGCTATGTTGAACTCTATGCTAAT GATGAGAGGGCCTTCTTCAGAGATTATGCAGAGTCACACAAGAAAATGTCTGAGCTCGGATTTCAGCCACCATGCAGTGGATACTGA
- the LOC141622372 gene encoding L-ascorbate peroxidase 3-like, whose product MTTRKGQVNDAEYLKEINWARRDLRALIFTKQCAPIMLRLAWHDAGTYDVKTKTGGPNGSIRYELSHGANRGLKVAIDFCEEIKAKHPRISYADIYQLAGVVAVEVSGGPTIDFVSGRMDYPSSTDEGRLPDANGGSEHLREIFYRMGLSDKDIVALSGAHTLGRAHVERSGFEGAWTPEPLKFDNSYFVELLKGEKSGMLKLPTDKVLVRDLAFLPYVELYAKDEEAFFRDYADSHKKLSELGFSPPNSRPKMVTKVVVGIAVAVTVAVFSYFYEVYKQSK is encoded by the exons ATGACAACTCGAAAAGGGCAGGTGAACGATGCAGAATACTTGAAAGAAATCAATTGGGCTCGTCGAGACCTACGTGCACTAATATTTACCAAGCAATGTGCTCCTATCATGCTCCGCCTAGC ATGGCATGATGCAGGCACATATGATGTTAAAACGAAGACTGGCGGTCCAAATGGTTCAATTAGATACGAGTTGAGCCATGGTGCCAATCGAGGCCTCAAAGTTGCCATTGATTTTTGTG AAGAAATAAAGGCGAAACACCCCAGGATCAGTTATGCGGACATCTACCAG CTCGCTGGAGTCGTTGCTGTGGAAGTCTCAGGTGGTCCAACCATCGACTTTGTTTCAGGTCGAATG GATTACCCGAGTTCTACTGATGAAGGCCGTCTTCCTGATGCTAATGGAG GTAGCGAACATTTGAGAGAGATTTTTTATCGCATGGGTCTTTCTGACAAGGACATTGTTGCACTTTCTGGTGCACATACACTG GGTAGAGCACATGTAGAGAGATCGGGTTTTGAAGGAGCTTGGACACCGGAGCCTCTCAAGTTTGATAACTCCTACTTTGT TGAACTGCTTAAAGGAGAAAAATCAGGGATGCTGAAACTACCTACAGACAAAGTTCTTGTTCGAGATTTGGCGTTCCTTCCTTATGTTGAACTCTATGCTAAG GACGAAGAAGCCTTCTTCAGAGATTATGCAGATTCTCACAAGAAGCTGTCAGAGTTGGGATTTTCACCGCCTAACTCTCGCCCAAAGATGGTTACTAAGGTTGTGGTTGGCATCGCTGTTGCTGTTACCGTTGCTGTCTTCAGCTACTTCTATGAAGTCTATAAGCAGTCTAAGTAA
- the LOC141622374 gene encoding proteasome subunit alpha type-7 has translation MARYDRAITVFSPDGHLFQVEYALEAVRKGNAAVGVRGTDTVVLGVEKKSTAKLQDSRSVKKIVNLDNHIALACAGLKADARVLINKARVECQSHRLTLEDPVTVEYITRYIAGLQQKYTQSGGVRPFGLSTLIVGFDPYTEVPALYQTDPSGTFSAWKANATGRNSNSIREFLEKNYKETAGQETVKLAIRALLEVVESGGKNLEVAVMTKEGLRQLEEAEIDAIVAELEAEKAAAEAAKKGPARDS, from the exons ATGGCGAGATACGATAGAGCAATCACTGTCTTCTCACCTGATGGTCACCTCTTTCAAGTCGAATACGCTCTTGAAGCTGTTCGTAAAGGTAACGCCGCTGTCGGCGTTCGCGGTACTGATACAGTTGTTCTTGGTGTTGAGAAGAAATCCACTGCTAAACTTCAGGATTCTAG GTCGGTAAAGAAAATTGTAAACCTTGATAACCATATTGCGTTGGCCTGTGCTGGGCTCAAAGCTGACGCCCGTGTCCTTATTAACAAGGCACGTGTGGAATGTCAAAGCCACAGGCTTACCTTGGAAGATCCAGTGACAGTTGAGTATATTACCCGTTACATTGCTGGCCTTCAGCAGAAGTACACACAAAGTGGTGGTGTTAGACCATTTGGTCTTTCAACCTTGATCGTCGGCTTTGACCCATACACCGAGGTGCCGGCTCTATACCAGACCGATCCATCGGGCACATTTTCAGCCTGGAAAGCTAATGCAACAGGGAGAAACTCCAATTCAATTAGAGAATTTTTGGAGAAGAACTACAAAGAAACTGCTGGGCAAGAAACTGTGAAGCTGGCAATTCGTGCATTACTTGAA GTGGTTGAAAGCGGAGGAAAGAACTTGGAAGTTGCAGTGATGACAAAAGAAGGTTTGCGTCAGTTGGAGGAGGCTGAAATCGATGCCATTGTTGCTGAGCTTGAAGCGGAGAAAGCAGCAGCTGAGGCAGCTAAGAAAGGTCCTGCTAGAGATTCGTAG
- the LOC141622375 gene encoding 26S proteasome non-ATPase regulatory subunit 4 homolog produces MVLEATMICIDNSEWMRNGDYSPNRFQSLSDAVNLICGAKTQSNPENTVGLLTMAGKGVRVLVTPTSDLGKILACMHGLEIGGEMELAAGIQVAQLALKHRQNKKQQQRIIVFAGSPVNYEKKTLEMIGRKLKKNSVALDVVDFGEDEEGKSEKLEALVSAVNNNETSHYVHVPPGSNALSDVLISTPIFTGDGEGGSGFAAAAAAASAGGMTGYDFGVDPNLDPELALALRVSMEEERARQEAAAKKASEEAAGQEHSSSQDATMGESSSANAEADKNIDLMDDENALLQQALAMSMDDPVSTITVRDTDMSDATVDDQDLQLALQLSVDDKFDNEKDVTVTDVRKLLADESYVASLLASLPGVDPNDSSVKDLMASMQHQSEKKDDDKPSDEKN; encoded by the exons ATGGTGCTGGAG GCGACGATGATTTGCATTGATAATTCGGAGTGGATGCGCAATGGCGATTATTCTCCCAATAGATTTCAATCTCTATCTGATGCTGTTAATTTAATCTGTGGCGCCAAAACTCAg TCTAATCCGGAGAATACTGTGGGACTTCTGACGATGGCGGGTAAAGGTGTTCGTGTTTTGGTTACTCCTACTAGTGATCTTGGCAAAATCTTGGCTTGTATGCACG GTCTTGAAATAGGTGGTGAAATGGAATTGGCAGCTGGAATTCAAGTGGCTCAATTAGCTCTTAAGCATCGTCAAAACAAAAAGCAACAACAGAGAATTATAGTCTTCGCTGGAAG TCCGGTTAATTATGAAAAAAAGACGTTGGAGATGATAGGACGGAAGTTAAAAAAGAACAGTGTTGCACTGGATGTTGTTGACTTTGGTGAAGATGAGGAGGGAAAGTCAGAGAAGCTAGAGGCCTTAGTATCTGCGGTGAATAACAATGAAACTAGCCACTACGTCCACGTTCCTCCAGGCTCTAATGCTCTGTCCGATGTGCTTATAAG TACTCCCATATTTACTGGAGATGGAGAGGGAGGAAGTGGTTTTGCTGCAGCTGCAGCCGCTGCCTCAGCAGGTGGCATGACTGGATATGACTTTGGCGTTGATCCAAACCTTGATCCCGAGTTAGCTCTTGCTCTTAGAGTTTCAATGGAGGAAGAGAGGGCAAGGCAAGAGGCAGCTGCAAAAAAGGCTTCTGAAGAAGCTGCTGGACAGGAACATTCAAGCTCTCAAGATGCTACTATGGGAGAAAGTAGCAGTGCGAACGCTGAAGCGGATAAAAATATTGATTTGATG GATGATGAGAATGCCCTCCTGCAGCAGGCACTGGCAATGTCAATGGATGACCCTGTGTCAACCATTACTGTGCGAGATACAGATATGTCAGATGCCACAGTAGACGATCAAGATTTGCAGCTCG CTCTTCAACTCTCTGTGGACGACAAATTCGACAATGAAAAAGACGTAACTGTTACAGATGTGAGGAAATTGCTGGCTGATGAATCTTATGTGGCTTCACTTCTTGCTTCG CTTCCAGGAGTTGACCCAAATGATTCTTCTGTCAAAGATTTGATGGCTTCCATGCAACATCAATCTGAG AAAAAGGATGACGACAAGCCAAGCGACGAGAAGAATTGA
- the LOC141622369 gene encoding thaumatin-like protein 1, giving the protein MNSSNFSTTTFLLFIVAQFLLRGLYVMGTTFTFVNKCDHPVWPGLLAGASSPKLDSTGFELPQGGTRTFPAPTGWSGRFWGRTGCTFDSSGAGSCSTGDCGSGQVECNGAGAAPPATLAEFTLNGSGGQDFYDVSLVDGYNLPMIVESSGGSGGCQTTGCLVDLNRRCPTELQSEGGGACRSACEAFGSPEYCCSGEYSSPATCKPSAYSQLFKNACPRAYSYAYDDASSTFTCSGADYTITFCPSTPSQKASMDPSVGVGANPGSNPVHGAVTGSNSGSGSASLMADGSWLANLASGSSSNLRHPTIALHFALLFFFIALLN; this is encoded by the exons ATGAATTCATCTAATTTCTCTACAACAACATTCTTATTATTTATAGTTGCTCAATTCTTGCTTAGAG GTTTGTACGTGATGGGGACTACATTCACATTCGTTAACAAATGTGACCACCCAGTATGGCCAGGACTACTAGCAGGAGCTAGTAGTCCCAAGCTGGATAGCACAGGATTCGAGCTCCCACAAGGTGGAACTCGAACATTCCCAGCGCCAACAGGCTGGTCCGGCCGCTTCTGGGGCCGGACTGGCTGCACTTTCGACAGTTCCGGAGCCGGCTCCTGTTCAACAGGAGACTGCGGCTCCGGACAAGTCGAATGCAACGGTGCTGGGGCCGCACCTCCAGCAACGCTCGCCGAGTTCACCCTAAACGGGAGCGGCGGGCAGGACTTTTACGACGTAAGCCTAGTCGATGGATACAATCTTCCAATGATAGTCGAGTCGAGCGGGGGGTCAGGCGGGTGTCAAACCACCGGCTGTTTAGTAGACCTAAACAGACGGTGTCCCACCGAACTCCAATCCGAAGGTGGAGGCGCGTGCAGGAGCGCGTGTGAAGCGTTTGGAAGCCCAGAGTATTGTTGTAGTGGAGAATATAGCTCACCCGCGACTTGTAAGCCGAGCGCGTACTCACAGTTGTTTAAAAATGCGTGTCCGAGAGCGTATAGTTATGCGTATGATGATGCGAGTAGCACGTTCACATGTTCCGGAGCTGATTATACCATCACTTTCTGTCCCTCTACACCAAG CCAGAAAGCATCCATGGATCCTTCAGTAGGCGTTGGAGCAAATCCCGGGTCAAATCCTGTTCATGGAGCAGTAACCGGGTCAAATTCTGGTTCGGGATCAGCATCTTTGATGGCTGATGGGTCATGGCTAGCCAATTTGGCCTCAGGAAGCTCCTCAAATTTAAGACATCCTACAATTGCCTTACATTTCGCGTTACTATTCTTTTTCATCGCGCTTTTGAACTAG